One part of the Arabidopsis thaliana chromosome 1 sequence genome encodes these proteins:
- a CDS encoding DNAse I-like superfamily protein, with protein MSGYERKNTTANSITITKRKRNSISEQSENVYEKSNRKESITLKPHRSFTPGFSQRDCKPVRHSKSSLRRRRRTKEKISSSVEREWVFSANNFENLADKLVLVSYNLLGVDNASNHMDLYYNVPRKHLEWSRRKHLICKEISRYNASILCLQEVDRFDDLDVLLKNRGFRGVHKSRTGEASDGCAIFWKENLFELLDHQHIEFDKFGMRNNVAQLCVLEMNCEEDPKSKLRVRSSDPRRLVVGNIHVLFNPKRGDIKLGQVRLFLEKAYKLSQEWGNIPVAIAGDLNSTPQSAIYDFIASADLDTQLHDRRQISGQTEVEPKERSFRNHYAFSASASISGSLLNEWSQEELQLATGGQETTHVQHQLKLNSAYSGVPVSVFVSCSRLVDASKRVEICLTGKLSS; from the exons ATGAGCGGATACGAGCGTAAGAACACGACGGCGAACTCAATCACCATCACCAAGCGGAAGCGTAACTCGATTTCGGAACAATCGGAGAACGTATACGAGAAATCGAATAGGAAGGAGTCAATAACCTTAAAACCTCACCGTTCTTTTACGCCGGGATTCAGCCAGCGTGATTGTAAACCTGTCAGACATAGTAAGTCTTCTCTCCGCCGGCGACGGAGAACTAAGGAGAAGATCTCGAGTTCCGTTGAGCGCGAATGGGTGTTTTCCgcaaacaattttgaaaatctagCAG ATAAATTAGTATTAGTTTCGTACAATCTACTTGGTGTTGACAATGCGTCGAACCACATGGACTTGTATTACAATGTTCCGCGGAAGCACTTAGAGTGGAGTAGACGGAAACATCTCATATGCAAGGAGATTAGTCGTTACAATGCAAGCATCTTATGTCTTCAG GAGGTTGACCGCTTTGATGATTTAGATGTTCTTCTTAAAAATAGAGGATTTCGAGGTGTTCACAAG AGTCGGACTGGAGAAGCGAGTGATGGTTGTGCTATATTTTGGAAAGAGAATCT ATTTGAACTTCTAGACCATCAACATATAGAGTTTGATAAATTTGGTATGCGAAACAATGTTGCTCAACTTTGTGTTTTAGAG ATGAACTGTGAGGAGGACCCAAAGTCTAAATTACGGGTGCGATCATCAGA TCCTCGAAGGCTAGTGGTTGGGAATATACATGTCCTATTCAATCCTAAGCGTGGGGATATCAAGCTTGGCCAG GTAAGACTCTTTCTGGAGAAGGCTTACAAGCTATCACAGGAATGGGGAAATATTCCTGTGGCGATTGCAGGTGATCTGAATAGCACTCCACAG AGTGCAATCTATGATTTCATAGCTTCAGCTGAT TTGGATACACAACTTCACGATCGCAGGCAAATTTCTGGCCAGACTGAAGTGGAACCAAAGGAGAGGTCATTCAGAAACCATTATGCATTTAG TGCTTCAGCATCCATCTCCGGATCACTACTCAATGAGTGGAGCCAGGAAGAATTACAGCTTGCAACTGGTGGTCAAGAAACCACTCATGTCCAACATCAACTGAAGCTTAACAGCGCATATAGTGGAGTTCCTGtaagtgtttttgtttcttgttctcgACTGGTGGACGCATCGAAAAGAGTTGAAATCTGCCTTACAGGAAAACTAAGTTCTTAG
- a CDS encoding DNAse I-like superfamily protein (DNAse I-like superfamily protein; CONTAINS InterPro DOMAIN/s: Endonuclease/exonuclease/phosphatase (InterPro:IPR005135); BEST Arabidopsis thaliana protein match is: DNAse I-like superfamily protein (TAIR:AT3G18500.2); Has 35333 Blast hits to 34131 proteins in 2444 species: Archae - 798; Bacteria - 22429; Metazoa - 974; Fungi - 991; Plants - 531; Viruses - 0; Other Eukaryotes - 9610 (source: NCBI BLink).) produces the protein MSGYERKNTTANSITITKRKRNSISEQSENVYEKSNRKESITLKPHRSFTPGFSQRDCKPVRHSKSSLRRRRRTKEKISSSVEREWVFSANNFENLADKLVLVSYNLLGVDNASNHMDLYYNVPRKHLEWSRRKHLICKEISRYNASILCLQEVDRFDDLDVLLKNRGFRGVHKSRTGEASDGCAIFWKENLFELLDHQHIEFDKFGMRNNVAQLCVLEMNCEEDPKSKLRVRSSDPRRLVVGNIHVLFNPKRGDIKLGQVRLFLEKAYKLSQEWGNIPVAIAGDLNSTPQSAIYDFIASADLDTQLHDRRQISGQTEVEPKERSFRNHYAFSASASISGSLLNEWSQEELQLATGGQETTHVQHQLKLNSAYSGVPGTYRTRDQRGEPLATTYHSRFLGTVDYIWHTKELVPVRVLETLPADVLRRTGGLPSENWGSDHLAIACELGFVNDWQ, from the exons ATGAGCGGATACGAGCGTAAGAACACGACGGCGAACTCAATCACCATCACCAAGCGGAAGCGTAACTCGATTTCGGAACAATCGGAGAACGTATACGAGAAATCGAATAGGAAGGAGTCAATAACCTTAAAACCTCACCGTTCTTTTACGCCGGGATTCAGCCAGCGTGATTGTAAACCTGTCAGACATAGTAAGTCTTCTCTCCGCCGGCGACGGAGAACTAAGGAGAAGATCTCGAGTTCCGTTGAGCGCGAATGGGTGTTTTCCgcaaacaattttgaaaatctagCAG ATAAATTAGTATTAGTTTCGTACAATCTACTTGGTGTTGACAATGCGTCGAACCACATGGACTTGTATTACAATGTTCCGCGGAAGCACTTAGAGTGGAGTAGACGGAAACATCTCATATGCAAGGAGATTAGTCGTTACAATGCAAGCATCTTATGTCTTCAG GAGGTTGACCGCTTTGATGATTTAGATGTTCTTCTTAAAAATAGAGGATTTCGAGGTGTTCACAAG AGTCGGACTGGAGAAGCGAGTGATGGTTGTGCTATATTTTGGAAAGAGAATCT ATTTGAACTTCTAGACCATCAACATATAGAGTTTGATAAATTTGGTATGCGAAACAATGTTGCTCAACTTTGTGTTTTAGAG ATGAACTGTGAGGAGGACCCAAAGTCTAAATTACGGGTGCGATCATCAGA TCCTCGAAGGCTAGTGGTTGGGAATATACATGTCCTATTCAATCCTAAGCGTGGGGATATCAAGCTTGGCCAG GTAAGACTCTTTCTGGAGAAGGCTTACAAGCTATCACAGGAATGGGGAAATATTCCTGTGGCGATTGCAGGTGATCTGAATAGCACTCCACAG AGTGCAATCTATGATTTCATAGCTTCAGCTGAT TTGGATACACAACTTCACGATCGCAGGCAAATTTCTGGCCAGACTGAAGTGGAACCAAAGGAGAGGTCATTCAGAAACCATTATGCATTTAG TGCTTCAGCATCCATCTCCGGATCACTACTCAATGAGTGGAGCCAGGAAGAATTACAGCTTGCAACTGGTGGTCAAGAAACCACTCATGTCCAACATCAACTGAAGCTTAACAGCGCATATAGTGGAGTTCCT GGTACATATAGAACTAGAGATCAACGCGGTGAACCATTGGCAACAACGTATCATTCCAGGTTCCTTGGAACTGTTGATTATATATG GCATACCAAGGAACTCGTTCCTGTGAGGGTTCTTGAGACCTTGCCAGCAGATGTATTGAGAAGAACAGGTGGACTACCTAGTGag AATTGGGGAAGCGACCATCTCGCTATCGCATGTGAACTCGGCTTTGTCAATGACTGGCAATGA
- a CDS encoding DNAse I-like superfamily protein encodes MFFLKIEDFEVFTRFELLDHQHIEFDKFGMRNNVAQLCVLEMNCEEDPKSKLRVRSSDPRRLVVGNIHVLFNPKRGDIKLGQVRLFLEKAYKLSQEWGNIPVAIAGDLNSTPQSAIYDFIASADLDTQLHDRRQISGQTEVEPKERSFRNHYAFSASASISGSLLNEWSQEELQLATGGQETTHVQHQLKLNSAYSGVPGTYRTRDQRGEPLATTYHSRFLGTVDYIWHTKELVPVRVLETLPADVLRRTGGLPSENWGSDHLAIACELGFVNDWQ; translated from the exons ATGTTCTTCTTAAAAATAGAGGATTTCGAGGTGTTCACAAG ATTTGAACTTCTAGACCATCAACATATAGAGTTTGATAAATTTGGTATGCGAAACAATGTTGCTCAACTTTGTGTTTTAGAG ATGAACTGTGAGGAGGACCCAAAGTCTAAATTACGGGTGCGATCATCAGA TCCTCGAAGGCTAGTGGTTGGGAATATACATGTCCTATTCAATCCTAAGCGTGGGGATATCAAGCTTGGCCAG GTAAGACTCTTTCTGGAGAAGGCTTACAAGCTATCACAGGAATGGGGAAATATTCCTGTGGCGATTGCAGGTGATCTGAATAGCACTCCACAG AGTGCAATCTATGATTTCATAGCTTCAGCTGAT TTGGATACACAACTTCACGATCGCAGGCAAATTTCTGGCCAGACTGAAGTGGAACCAAAGGAGAGGTCATTCAGAAACCATTATGCATTTAG TGCTTCAGCATCCATCTCCGGATCACTACTCAATGAGTGGAGCCAGGAAGAATTACAGCTTGCAACTGGTGGTCAAGAAACCACTCATGTCCAACATCAACTGAAGCTTAACAGCGCATATAGTGGAGTTCCT GGTACATATAGAACTAGAGATCAACGCGGTGAACCATTGGCAACAACGTATCATTCCAGGTTCCTTGGAACTGTTGATTATATATG GCATACCAAGGAACTCGTTCCTGTGAGGGTTCTTGAGACCTTGCCAGCAGATGTATTGAGAAGAACAGGTGGACTACCTAGTGag AATTGGGGAAGCGACCATCTCGCTATCGCATGTGAACTCGGCTTTGTCAATGACTGGCAATGA
- the UGT89B1 gene encoding UDP-glucosyl transferase 89B1 (UDP-glucosyl transferase 89B1 (UGT89B1); FUNCTIONS IN: in 7 functions; INVOLVED IN: metabolic process; LOCATED IN: cellular_component unknown; CONTAINS InterPro DOMAIN/s: UDP-glucuronosyl/UDP-glucosyltransferase (InterPro:IPR002213); BEST Arabidopsis thaliana protein match is: UDP-Glycosyltransferase superfamily protein (TAIR:AT1G51210.1); Has 6052 Blast hits to 5982 proteins in 308 species: Archae - 0; Bacteria - 87; Metazoa - 884; Fungi - 31; Plants - 4945; Viruses - 61; Other Eukaryotes - 44 (source: NCBI BLink).) codes for MKVNEENNKPTKTHVLIFPFPAQGHMIPLLDFTHRLALRGGAALKITVLVTPKNLPFLSPLLSAVVNIEPLILPFPSHPSIPSGVENVQDLPPSGFPLMIHALGNLHAPLISWITSHPSPPVAIVSDFFLGWTKNLGIPRFDFSPSAAITCCILNTLWIEMPTKINEDDDNEILHFPKIPNCPKYRFDQISSLYRSYVHGDPAWEFIRDSFRDNVASWGLVVNSFTAMEGVYLEHLKREMGHDRVWAVGPIIPLSGDNRGGPTSVSVDHVMSWLDAREDNHVVYVCFGSQVVLTKEQTLALASGLEKSGVHFIWAVKEPVEKDSTRGNILDGFDDRVAGRGLVIRGWAPQVAVLRHRAVGAFLTHCGWNSVVEAVVAGVLMLTWPMRADQYTDASLVVDELKVGVRACEGPDTVPDPDELARVFADSVTGNQTERIKAVELRKAALDAIQERGSSVNDLDGFIQHVVSLGLNK; via the coding sequence ATGAAAGTGAACGAGGAAAACAACAAGCCGACAAAGACCCATGTCTTAATCTTCCCATTTCCGGCGCAAGGTCACATGATTCCCCTCCTCGACTTCACCCACCGCCTTGCTCTCCGCGGCGGCGCCGCCTTAAAAATAACCGTCCTAGTCACTCCAAAAAACCTTCCTTTTCTCTCTCCGCTTCTCTCCGCCGTAGTTAACATCGAACCACTTATCCTCCCTTTTCCCTCCCACCCTTCAATCCCCTCCGGCGTCGAAAACGTCCAAGACTTACCTCCTTCAGGCTTCCCTTTAATGATCCACGCGCTTGGTAATCTCCACGCGCCGCTTATCTCTTGGATTACTTCTCACCCTTCTCCTCCAGTAGCCATCGTATCTGATTTCTTCCTTGGTTGGACCAAAAACCTCGGAATCCCTCGTTTCGATTTCTCTCCCTCCGCTGCTATCACTTGCTGCATACTCAATACTCTCTGGATCGAAATGCCCACCAAGATCAACGAAGATGACGATAACGAGATCCTCCACTTTCCCAAGATCCCGAATTGTCCAAAATACCGTTTTGATCAGATCTCCTCTCTTTACAGAAGTTACGTTCACGGAGATCCAGCTTGGGAGTTCATAAGAGACTCCTTTAGAGATAACGTGGCGAGTTGGGGACTCGTCGTGAACTCGTTCACCGCCATGGAAGGTGTTTATCTCGAACATCTTAAGCGAGAGATGGGCCATGATCGTGTATGGGCTGTAGGCCCAATTATTCCGTTATCTGGGGATAACCGTGGTGGCCCGACTTCTGTTTCTGTTGATCACGTGATGTCGTGGCTTGACGCACGTGAGGATAACCACGTGGTGTACGTGTGCTTTGGAAGTCAAGTAGTTTTGACTAAAGAGCAGACTCTTGCACTCGCCTCTGGGCTTGAGAAAAGCGGCGTCCATTTCATATGGGCCGTAAAGGAGCCCGTTGAGAAAGACTCAACACGTGGCAACATCCTGGACGGTTTCGACGATCGCGTGGCTGGGAGAGGTCTGGTGATCAGAGGATGGGCTCCACAAGTAGCTGTGCTACGTCACCGAGCCGTTGGCGCGTTTTTAACGCACTGTGGTTGGAACTCTGTGGTGGAGGCGGTTGTCGCCGGCGTTTTGATGCTGACGTGGCCGATGAGAGCTGACCAGTACACTGACGCGTCTCTGGTGGTTGATGAGTTGAAAGTAGGTGTGCGTGCTTGCGAAGGACCTGACACGGTGCCTGACCCGGACGAGTTAGCTCGAGTTTTCGCTGATTCCGTGACCGGAAATCAAACGGAGAGGATCAAAGCCGTGGAGCTGAGGAAAGCAGCGTTGGATGCGATTCAAGAACGTGGGAGCT